One Desulfomicrobium macestii genomic window, ATGCTGCTGAGGCCCATCAATATCCTGGAAGCGGCTCCGACCAAAGCGTGTGATAAAGGATTTCACGAGCTCGACGGCCTTCCTGTCTTCCTGATTGCCTCGGCCTCGGTCAGCAAGCCAGGCCCTCGCACACGACAGTGCCGCCCTGGTCGGCGCTCCCTGCCTCCACGGCACCAGACCTTTCTTAGCCGCTAGTTCACCGGCCGCAGCAACTAAAGCAAAGCGTCCCAACACCCGGCGTTCCTGACCCTCCGTGACGCGCAGCTCATCGATCAGACGCATGGCGATTTCGTCACGGCTTGCCCTAAATTTGAGGCCATTCAGCAATTCTTTGCTTAAAATTTCGAGCCACGCTCTCCCCAGTAGGCCATAATTTTCCTCCGCCGCCGCAACAAGCGAATCCGAAAAAGCCCCGGGGCCGGAGTGTCCGTGCAGATTTTGCCACGTTGCGCCCTCTATACATGCAGGTATGTCGACAATCCGAACCTCTTGCCCCCCCTTCGCCGTCTGCCCATCTTCCTTAAGTTTTTCTCGAAGCGGCATTTCCCCGGATGAAAGAATCAAGACACGCCATGATTTGAGATCGCGAGCAGAGCCATCTGTTTGCCCCCGCAACCTGCCTTGTCCGTTCGCGAGCATGTAAACCGCCTTTCCCACCACCGTTGAAGATGCCTGCCCGATTTCATCCAGGCAAAGGAGGCTGTCATTGAACAGCGCAACAGTGCCCTCAAGTCCAACCTTCGTGCCGTCCCACGTCCTCATGCCACTCAATGGCCCCCAGACACTTCTCGCAGCTCGAAGTAGCGTCGTTTTACCCGTGGAGGAATTCCACCACATATGGAGCCCCCCGGAGTCCATGCCAGCCGATTCGACAAGGGGAGCCGCGAGTGAAGCCGAAATACAAAACATCAGCAGGTCATTTCCGTTCGCCCGTTCGCCAATAGTATTTTTCCATCCATCTAGCGAACCGGCGCACGTGAAAGGATTCACTCCGCCCACACCCTGCAACACAAGACGCTCGCTGCTTTCCCCGATGACAGCGTCAGGGAGTACAAATGCCCCATCATGCCAGCCCGTGCGGTCCACGCCCCGCGCCCGCTCAGTAGGTGCAACACGAGCAAAAAATGTGGTCAGCATCTGCTTTTGTTTTGGCCCCGGTTCCGCCAACCACCCCAAAGCAGCCATTTCTTTGAGCCAGGGCGCTTTTGGGTCAGCAAGTGAGGAGTTAGATAATACATAATCATGCCCCACGCCGTCATAATCTTTCCACCTCAGTTCTAGTCCCCATTCCTTGCTCTCAGTTGAGCGCACCCGCCCCACTACTTCCAGCGCCGGGGCAAGGTAATACGTAATAGGGTCTTTGTCCGGACTCGAGTCATCGGTGTAATGCAATCCTTTTGCATTGATAAAGTACCCGTGAGGCAAGGCAGTTTTGCGTTTAGGGGCTTCAGTCTGCGCCGGGGCCTGACCGCCCTCTATAGCGGCACAAACTGCCTCCGGTCCCTTTTCCTGGCACACGTCCCAAAAGTCGGCCTTGCGCCCCATAGCAGGCAACGCAACACGCCCGCCGCAGGCCTTGGCGGCCTGGTTGGCCTTCTCGACGCCGCCGGGGTCGGGGGTGTCGTCATCGGCAGCAATAACGATGTCGGCGCCGGGGGCGGCGAGATCCTTCACCCAAAGTGCGACACGCTTTAAACTTCCGCTGTCAAAGGCCACGACGACAGGCAGACCAGTGGCCTGGGTGAGAGCGTCGCCTGTAGCAAAGCCCTCGCAGATGATCACTTGGCCTGCATCCCGGAAAGTCGGACCCAGGGAAAGGAGACCCTTCTTGCTCCCACCCAGCAGTGTTTTGTCCCTTATATCCGGTGGATCGCCAAAGACCGCGTCTGGGGCGATAAACTGCAAGCCGGTGATTTCGCCGTCAGGAGAGTACATCGGCACCATCAGGCAGTCATGATTCAAATATGTCCAGCGCCTAAGCAGCAAGCAATGCTTTAAGCCTTTGCGTACCACGTAAGGATGATTCAAGACGTTTTGACTCGCCTTCTG contains:
- a CDS encoding DUF927 domain-containing protein, whose product is MLQNDLSVNAGAASSVDLDRINSALFSLSPDCPRDEWIRIGQAVHAALGDGGFVLWNEWSQGGASYEASAARDAWKSFKEDGGIGPGTLFFLAKEAGWGDGAPRTRITPTTKAVKSNTKETTAQEKKSIKRAGEWYQKASQNVLNHPYVVRKGLKHCLLLRRWTYLNHDCLMVPMYSPDGEITGLQFIAPDAVFGDPPDIRDKTLLGGSKKGLLSLGPTFRDAGQVIICEGFATGDALTQATGLPVVVAFDSGSLKRVALWVKDLAAPGADIVIAADDDTPDPGGVEKANQAAKACGGRVALPAMGRKADFWDVCQEKGPEAVCAAIEGGQAPAQTEAPKRKTALPHGYFINAKGLHYTDDSSPDKDPITYYLAPALEVVGRVRSTESKEWGLELRWKDYDGVGHDYVLSNSSLADPKAPWLKEMAALGWLAEPGPKQKQMLTTFFARVAPTERARGVDRTGWHDGAFVLPDAVIGESSERLVLQGVGGVNPFTCAGSLDGWKNTIGERANGNDLLMFCISASLAAPLVESAGMDSGGLHMWWNSSTGKTTLLRAARSVWGPLSGMRTWDGTKVGLEGTVALFNDSLLCLDEIGQASSTVVGKAVYMLANGQGRLRGQTDGSARDLKSWRVLILSSGEMPLREKLKEDGQTAKGGQEVRIVDIPACIEGATWQNLHGHSGPGAFSDSLVAAAEENYGLLGRAWLEILSKELLNGLKFRASRDEIAMRLIDELRVTEGQERRVLGRFALVAAAGELAAKKGLVPWRQGAPTRAALSCARAWLADRGRGNQEDRKAVELVKSFITRFGRSRFQDIDGPQQHERVLDRAGFRRCIDGKTQFLFLQEQLGDVLQGIGIKRGVQALNRAGMLRRQESDRLNQKIRLPDLGRQRVYVVEIELNEDTDNNVSTSEVLPPSGAQIVTDCSGFPGSCAGCKCYDHGLSGCGVLAPIGWKKTA